The sequence TTTCTTCAATAACACAGCAAAAAGGCGTAGGTTATTTAAAGAAAGCAAGAAACAGAGtttggaagaaaacaaagtttTCATTGAGTGGAAGTTTcacaagtgtgtgtgtgtgtgtgtgggccAAGAGTCACACTCCTTTAGGCCTGAGTTTTCCAAACGGCCACTTGGAAGACTTTGTAATTGAGCGTTCTATTATTGCCTTTTGTCCTACAGTTCTGAGAAAAGATCCAAAACCttgcttttttatttatgaacatTCACCTCAAGTCAATGTTACACGTAGACACGGAACAAGTGGGTGCATGGGGTAATGTACTATGTACTAGTTGAATGAAAATCAGCTGCACATGTTTCTGAATTCTGATTTgctacatgaaaataaaattcaattcaagAGAAATCAATTTGGTTTGATTATTCATCATGATCACAAAGCACAAATCAATAGGAGGGggaaaatgaatatataataagataacAAAAGCCTCTCAAACTGAAAATgagtaaatatattattactatATGCCATATCCCATATGTACAGTAAAATTTAGAATTACATaaccaaaaaatttcagacCTTCTAAGGATCTAATATAATATCATTGTGCTTGATCTATATCTGATTGCAAACCTTTCATCTCTCTTATCAATTAAAAACCcaacaattaaagaagaaaaaaaatggagaaactCGTGCAAAATGGGCATCATGTTCATCTCAATTCTGAGGAGTGGAAGCCACCAATGAGTTATGCCTCTTTGAAGGACCTGAAGGTGGTATTGGCACCCCTTTGGGGAAGAAGTTGAAAACAAGACCTTTGTATGGAAATCGTGGTTTTTGCTGCTTTGGCCGGAGAAGTTCTGAGCCTTCATTCAGCCTCATGGTTGCTCCTGTCCTTGTTGCAGTGCAAGAACCAACAAGAAGCAAGAAAGCAAGGAGAATAGCCAGAGAAAAGGCTTTGCATGGAAGATGCAAGGTTTTAGAATAATGAGAATTAGCCATGAAAATGGAAGGAATAAGCTAAGGTTGTTTTGCTTCAGCAGGATTTTAGCTTGTTAAGAATATGGAAGAGGTTTAAGGAATATGTTGATGAATTTATTGtgaagaatttttttactttgaagGAACTAAGGAAGtggttttatatatatgtgGTGGTTTGCATGGGGAATGAAAAATGTGGGCTATTTGGGTTTGTGATGAAGGGTAGGTAGGAAATATGAACAAGAAAATTGAGATGCACGCAATAGAGACTATTGAATTTTGGATGTCAACGTTtgtgaaaaaatattgaatattttgGTACAAGTATTTGGCGCCGGCTATGCTTGGACTTGGACTTGGGGCACCAAGTTTATTACTAATTTACAGGTCAATAAGAACGATTTCCATAGAAAACATTCCAAAGCGTGTGAttgtgaaaaaattgaaaacttgaGCAGATGTTTCAAACCCCAAAAATTCAAAAAGGATTAATGGTCACCGTCACTATTTGGAAGAGctgtttaatttcatttttctctcaattttatgAAGTTTGGGCTGATTAATTGTACCTAAAATCAGAATTAGAACTATATAATAAGGCATTTAAATGCAGACAGGAAAACCCTTATTGTCTTTCTTCCATCTTTCTAATTGCCATAAGGAATCTTAGATCATGTTTCACGCGCAGGAAGTTTTGGATTTAATAGCACGTACGGCGGCAAGCATGGCATTGTAGAAAATTAACGGGGTGTGATTAAAGTTTTGTAACCACTTAATTAGATGTACTCTATGATTTAACTCATCGGCATGACACAATTACACGTTCTAATgcataaaataacaataaaatatttgttatttctaGAATAAAAGTACTTTAGCTCTCCCAATTTTAATCGAAATATATATGCTCGTGGTcatagaaaaaccaaaattgtTGAAGCGCATCTAGCACAACACAATGGTTGCCAAGCATTCCATTTTTGGCAACAAGGAAGAGAGGCTTTTCGTGACTGAATACTGAATAGCATTAATTATTGGCATTTTTTGTTGAGAAGCCACTTCATAATTCTTGAGTGCTAGCTGTCCATGAgatgctatttttttattgcacTTATAACATCATTAATTGGGGTGTTTAtttggaaaatgaaaatatgcCTGGGGCTTGTTCTTTCCGTAGAAAAGAAAACCAATAATTCTTGTGGGTATCTTTTGCGTGCAATGGTTTTGTAAGAAAACAACACTTTCTTGGGGTCCACTTATGCTTGTTGTACATTCGACTTGTCGACACTAATACTCAAGACTCGAGCTAattcactttctttcttttttttttacttatctcGTAGCCAGATACCAATTCAAGCCATATCTTGCTAAAATGTTCAATGgttcttaattaataatatctaAAAACCATACTTTAAACTGCTTAATTTTTCGATTTGTTTACTGATATAGCAAGAATACTTGCATAACGTTTCGATTTGGAAACAATTACATTTTTCACAGGTcatttattaaatcaaatataataaattatttaatatctcttttaataaataaaaaattgcttgTGTCTTTGACAACCTTAAAGGATGATGTTAACAAAACTATAGATTTCATCGTCATTTGAATTATCATTATAGCATGACAATGTGAtttgaaacttaattaaatcttttacaATGAAACTTGATAACAAGGACAACACACGAACGTGTCAACGTACCTCCGCAGATAACAGATTTTAAAATACGCGTGGCTATAGTTCAGTGAGATGTTGTAAAATATACATATGACGtgtaattatttttctgaatttacaaaatactagtaataattctcaaaatattttatttagcattaaaaatatattcatatagCAAAAGTCGTTTTAGCTTAGTTTATCTAATATCTTTGTAAcacccatttttttaaataaattttaaaaataaatagagttttagaaaaataataagatttttgtaattaaataaataatgataaataattttattagttaaaataatagttttaaggtaaataaaataaatatatgtgcttaaaaataaataaaaaatattttatttattcatttgataaggaataaaatagaattctttttataaaaaaataaaataaaaaatagaataaataataggcTAAGAGTACCATagatataaatagagacatattatgTCAGTTTTTATACTTACGATACATCTCTACACTATGTTTTTCTCTCAAATTCattttcccttctccctcttccaAAACCCTATCTTTTTCCGACATATACCCAAATCAATCCCAGTAAAATTACAATCTCAGACTCGTTAACAGTTGGACCATTGTGAAATCTGAATACCAGGTTCAAAACTTATTTTCTCACAACCCCACCATAAGGATTTACGAAGTAATGTATGTGGAGAGATAAATCTCTCTCACACGAAGACAATCAAATGAacgcttcaatcccttctctttctctttaacatttgaaaaccctaacagagcaaccaGAGAAAAAGCTTGAGAAATCTTAGGAAACCATTAGAGATGATGTTATCGTTGTCGAACTACACACGTGAACCTGCTTAGAGGTAAGAAATGAATTTATCGCAATtcgggttagaatgaacatgtgtagggatctttagaagatcaaattggggtttattttaggatgtttactgtattgtaattcttcctttacgattataattatgagattgttgtgtttgacagaccaattgatgTCATGATgtaaattggttgataaaattgagtgttcttggtgttttttttttgcgtttTTGAACCTACGTTTTTaattcctttgattttgatatgattatatgaaattatttgaggggttttactccccatgttgtgagaagtatttttgtataattcttttgaattttggacAAGATTTACTAGATTAGTGTGATAAATTTTTGTATTAGAATCATGAAATTGTGACTGAGATTTTGTGtaaatgataaattgaatatgtattgaattgtaagatacatgtgtattgagatgttgtgtgcattgagttgtaagctatgaaccgtacaatcacacaactttaagaccctttaagggagACGATTTAATgcacgacgagtattgtgatgagatcgACTGTGGAAACCCcacgagtttaatcacttttagGCAGGataagttaaatttattttgaaaataattgaagagtcgtgtgttttgtataattcatagataAAGTCTGGATGCCCAACGAAGTTTTTTACTGACATGATACCATATTGCATAtatgattgagtcttagtatatttgttgcataacgcttgtgtattgatcgatattgattggttgagtggtattgtgttttgatccttaggtacatgaatgatgtgaaaatgtgtgAGACATGTAGTGTTGAGATATGATGTTACGCGATAAGTGGTGGAATGACTTGATTTATGTTTtagtaagttgtatttcatttatatgatatttatatctatgttatcttatttttctttattagttaggaatgtgataacgtaCTCcttatgtgttgtttgtgtttggatcatgtgatgatctcaaactttgtgttcATGGGAGCAAATGGTTAGATGGATGGCTATGAAGAACTTCATGCTAGAGGATATTGGAAcgcaatgctctgataggatgtgacattagagCATGAATTTCtgtattaattgcatgatgttctaGACAAGTAGTTTTTGTCATCTTGTTTCACATGTTGAGTctttagttcatttttttttagttttggacgaccttattttgaattgaagatgttttcatacccttaattgttaagtttttaatttggtgaCTAACGTAAATGTAAACTTTTTATCCACGTGGACTTACTTacgattttattaaataaaattgatttaattagatttcatattttatatgttttttttttcatttatatacaTGTTGGGATAGAGGGTATCACAatcttgaattcaaattttaaatgtacaCAATTGCATTGAATATTCAACAAGAATTTTGATCCATATTACACAACTTTtgagtatatattatttttatttatttctcaactatttttaactaatatatatacatgaatatttaaaatttggctaaattttaattttagttctccTTTAATTCTTGTtccttaattttgattttttattttgttttcataattttgatttaatcctCAAGTTTacatatattcatttatttgttttattttttacattttgattACATCCAGGATTTGAAATtaacatttaataattaataaataagttaattacttaaaatgtccaaaatagaagaattaaaaatagaaaaaaattaaaaattgagctaaaattgtatatttttaaaaaataaggaaatcaAATCacggataaataattaaaaggagattaaaattgtaaattaaccTTAAAAATCATTATGAATATTGATATGTATTCAAATACTACCTCCAGTCcttaaaagaaataagatttattataaaacttgtttcttataaaaaaaaatctaagagagtaattttatatttacataaataaaaatatataattatattaaatattttttatctttaggaggcgaagacaatagaaatttttttacaataattcatttattttatttaactaattaaattatatctcttatcaatttatattatattgaatataaaaataataatctatgagataataaataaattatattgaaaaaccATCATGTTGCTTTGACGGTagtttttattctttgataCTTTCCAATATTGAGTTTTGAATATATCTTCATTAATGATGGACTAATTACAAAACCCAAAAAAGCAAAGCAAAGGAAGCACAACAttactttgtttaatttttgctCCTCACAGTATATGGGTGGCTGGTGGCTGAATTAATACAAGATGGAATCACTTATGATCACCACACCCTACTTTTACTCTCCAAAATTAGTAGAACCTGTGCCAGTTGAACTAGGACCTTGTTGATCCATCTATATAATGCTTCCGTAATATGTGGATTAGACTTCATGGACATTTACCGATgtactaattaaaatattagagATTTCAGCTTTGAGAAACTGATAAATTTAGTTGGTAAGAAACTAGATTAACTAGTTTGATTACGCATGTATTTTCGTCAATCACTTTCTtcccttcaaaaaaaaaaaaaaatcaatcagttTCTCATAgttattttcctaaaaattcATATGCTGCACTTGTTGCTGATCTACTCATTCAGACCTTGGTCCATGTTTAAAGGATTAAACATTGATTTCCACACGTGGAAAGCGAAGGGACGAAAACTAAGAGATTAATGCTTTTCAtcataattgatattttttttaggattgATTAAGTTTTAATCCTCAAATTAtgagattttgaatttttgatccttaaactatttttttttaaatttgatttctagaaaatttttcattattaaaaatagtCATTACGGTTAATATTCTCGGttaaataatgaaatatcaTACAATAAAGTAGATTAAATGTTACATATATGTCATATGTTACATTGAAGTTCTGAAtgcatttgaaattattttgaaagttattaatatattacattttgtttttgaattaagtaattattcttttttgtttgattttatttgacAAGAATATACTGAATTagtcattataaaataaaaaattaacaagtcaCTCTtgagttgaaaaataaaaatcaactaCATGATCATTTAAATAGACAACTCGGTATTTAACAGAGATTACTAACGgtggaaattatttataataatgaaaaaaaattagggatcaatttaaaaaaaaaacaataatttaaggacgaaaaatttaaaatcttcgTAATTTAAAGACTAGAAacttaattagtattttttttttataatttgaataagCTTAAATATCAATATGATTTCCCCGACCCACCATGTACGTTATC comes from Glycine soja cultivar W05 chromosome 20, ASM419377v2, whole genome shotgun sequence and encodes:
- the LOC114401237 gene encoding protein IDA, which translates into the protein MANSHYSKTLHLPCKAFSLAILLAFLLLVGSCTATRTGATMRLNEGSELLRPKQQKPRFPYKGLVFNFFPKGVPIPPSGPSKRHNSLVASTPQN